A single genomic interval of Cucumis sativus cultivar 9930 chromosome 7, Cucumber_9930_V3, whole genome shotgun sequence harbors:
- the LOC101214645 gene encoding acetyl-CoA acetyltransferase, cytosolic 1, which yields MAPAAAAADESINPRDVCIVGVARTPMGGFLGTLSSLSATKLGSLAIEAALKRAKVDPALVQEVIFGNVLSANLGQAPARQAALGAGIPNSVVCTTVNKVCASGMKATMLAAQSIQLGLNDVVVSGGMESMSNVPKYLAEARKGSRLGHDSLVDGMLKDGLWDVYSNSGMGTCAELCAEKYQITREAQDDYAVQSFERGIAAKDSNAFEWEIVPVEVSGGRGKPSTVVSSDEGLGKFDPAKLRKLRPSFKDNGGTVTAGNASSISDGAAAIVLVSGKKALELGLEVIGKIKGYADAAHEPEFFTTAPALAVPKAISHAGLEASQIDFYEINEAFAVVALANQKLLGISPDKVNVHGGAVSLGHPLGCSGARILVTLLGVLKQKGGKYGVGGVCNGGGGASALVLELV from the exons ATGGCtccagcagcagcagcagcagacGAATCGATAAATCCAAGAG ATGTTTGCATTGTTGGTGTTGCACGCACACCAATGGGTGGATTTCTTGGTACTTTATCATCTTTATCAGCCACCAAGTTGGGATCTTTAGCTATTGAAG CTGCACTTAAACGGGCAAAAGTTGATCCTGCACTTGTACAAGAAGTCATCTTTGGCAATGTTCTGAGTGCAAATTTGGGCCAGGCTCCTGCCAGACAAGCTGCATTAGGTGCTGGAATACCTAATTCAGTGGTCTGTACTACTGTCAACAAAGTTTGTGCATCAGGGATGAAAG CAACAATGCTGGCAGCACAGAGTATCCAGTTAGGCCTTAACGATGTCGTAGTTTCTGGTGGGATGGAAAGCATGTCCAATGTACCAAAGTACCTGGCAGAAGCAAG GAAGGGGTCTCGTCTTGGACATGATTCTCTTGTTGATGGAATGCTGAAAGATGGTTTATGGGATGTGTATTCAAACTCTGGCATGGGAACTTGTGCAGAGTTATGTgcagaaaaatatcaaattacaaGGGAGGCCCAG GATGACTACGCTGTTCAGAGCTTTGAGCGTGGTATTGCTGCCAAGGATAGCAATGCCTTTGAATGGGAAATTGTTCCG GTTGAAGTTTCAGGAGGAAGGGGAAAACCATCGACTGTAGTCAGTTCGGACGAGGGTCTTGGAAAG TTTGACCCTGCCAAGTTGAGGAAGCTTCGACCGAGTTTTAAGGATAATGGAGGTACCGTAACAGCGGGCAATGCTTCCAGCATAAG cGATGGTGCTGCCGCCATAGTTTTAGTGAGTGGGAAGAAGGCACTGGAACTTGGGCTAGAAGTGATTggaaaaattaaaggataTGCTGATGCTGCTCAT GAGCCAGAATTTTTCACAACTGCACCGGCCCTTGCAGTTCCAAAGGCCATTTCCCATGCTGGCCTAGAAGCTTCACAAATTGACTTCTATGAAATAAATGAAGCGTTCGCT GTTGTGGCTCTTGCCAATCAGAAATTACTTGGAATCTCTCCT GATAAAGTGAACGTGCACGGTGGAGCCGTGTCTCTGGGGCATCCTCTTGGTTGCAGCGGGGCTCGTATCTTGGTCACACTTTTGGGG GTACTAAAGCAAAAGGGTGGGAAATATGGAGTTGGAGGTGTTTGCAATGGTGGAGGTGGTGCATCTGCTCTTGTGTTGGAGCTTGTGTGA
- the LOC101214407 gene encoding nudix hydrolase 7 codes for MFGLRSIKLYTYLSLFKAFPSSLSSSALHSSSNQAFFNSSSSSLFSFRTVAATASYVGNKSPTLSRDMSSSSSTLEKVTPHANVQQLELLSGVHDRYDGVIVEMKDPMDSNEFGSLLRASLSQWKQQGKRGIWIKLPIELANLVEVVVKEGFSFHHAEPNYLMLVRWISETTNNLPANASHRVGIGAFVMNSNREVLVVQEISGKFKGTGVWKLPTGVVNEGEDICDAAIREVKEETGVDAEFVEVLAFRQSHSAFFTKSDLFFVCMLRPRSFDIQKQASEIEAAKWMPIDEYADQPFVKENSGFDYVAKVCLAKANNSYNGLSAMPTYSASGKMTFLYSKHEI; via the exons atgTTCGGATTGAGGagtattaaattatatacttaCCTTTCCCTATTTAAAgcatttccatcttctttaTCCTCCTCTGCACTTCATTCTTCATCGAATCAAGCTTTCTTCAACTCTTCGTCGTCTTCCCTTTTCAGCTTCAGAACAG TTGCGGCTACTGCTTCATATGTAGGAAACAAAAGTCCAACACTCAGCCGAGACATGTCTTCCTCATCATCAACTCTAGAGAAAGTGACTCCTCATGCTAATGTTCAACAGCTTGAACTATTGAGTGGAGTTCACGATCGTTATGATGGAGTCATTGTAGAAATGAAGGACCCTATGGACTCAAATGAATTTGGTTCTTTGCTTAGAGCTTCGTTGTCTCAATGGAAACAACAG GGTAAGAGAGGTATTTGGATCAAATTGCCTATTGAACTTGCAAATCTTGTTGAAGTTGTTGTTAAG GAAGGATTTTCTTTCCACCATGCCGAACCTAATTATCTAATGCTCGTGCGATGGATCTCTGAAACTACGAATAACCTTCCAGCTAATGCCTCTCATCGTGTGGGCATCGGTGCATTTGTAATGAACAGTAATCGAGAG GTGCTTGTGGTTCAAGAGATTAGTGGCAAATTCAAAGGTACAGGAGTTTGGAAGTTACCAACTGGAGTGGTTAATGAG GGGGAGGATATTTGTGACGCAGCAATTAGGGAAGTAAAAGAAGAGACTGGC GTTGATGCAGAATTTGTAGAAGTTTTAGCATTCAG GCAAAGCCACAGTGCGTTTTTTACAAAATCGGATTTGTTTTTCGTATGCATGTTACGACCACGTTCCTTTGACATTCAAAAGCAAGCTTCAGAAATTGAGGCTGCCAAG TGGATGCCCATTGATGAATATGCAGACCAACcctttgttaaagaaaattcGGGTTTCGACTACGTGGCAAAAGTATGTTTAGCAAAGGCGAACAACAGCTACAACGGTCTCTCAGCTATGCCTACGTATTCTGCGTCTGGTAAAATGACGTTCCTCTACTCAAAACATGAAATCTGA
- the LOC101214167 gene encoding fasciclin-like arabinogalactan protein 2: protein MPRPFPLATLALPLLLLLIFSPSSADAHNITRILAKHPEFSTFNHYLTITHLAGEINRRLTITVLALDNSAMSALLDKHFSVGTIKNVLSLHVLVDYYGAKKLHQLSKGTTLSSTLFQATGSATGTSGYVNITNMRGGKVGFGSEDNGGDLNSFYVKSVVEMPYNISILQISKVITSADAEAPTAAPVSLNLTEVLPKQGCKAFSDLLIAAGAIETYQSNVDGGLTMFCPTEDALNAFLPKYKNLTAAHKVSLLLYHGMPIYLSLQMFKSNNGVVSTLATDGGAKYDFVIKTDGEDVMVKTKVVTSTVTATLIDSEPLIVYEVDKVLQPKELFKAVPEEEEEAPAPKSSPKKKKTKAPSPKASDGEESEDADSPIGSDESDGDPADQTSEKDGAFGRNGERSMAVVVMLSLWLGVLLV, encoded by the exons ATGCCCCGTCCCTTCCCCCTCGCCACTCTGGCTCTCcctctcctcctcctcctcatcTTCTCCCCCTCCTCCGCCGACGCTCACAACATCACTAGAATCCTCGCCAAACACCCTGAGTTCAGCACCTTCAACCACTACCTCACAATCACCCACCTCGCTGGCGAAATCAACCGCCGTCTTACCATTACTGTCCTCGCCTTAGACAACTCTGCCATGTCCGCTCTTCTCGACAAGCATTTCTCCGTCGGCACCATCAAGAATGTGCTCTCGCTTCATGTTCTTGTTGATTACTACGGTGCTAAAAAGCTTCATCAGCTTTCTAAAGGAACTACGCTCTCTTCTACTCTGTTTCAGGCCACCGGTTCCGCTACTGGTACTTCTGGATATGTTAATATCACTAATATGAGAGGCGGTAAGGTTGGATTTGGATCCGAGGATAACGGCGGCGATCTCAATTCCTTCTATGTTAAATCGGTCGTGGAAATGCCTTACAATATCTCCATCTTGCAGATCAGTAAG GTTATAACATCCGCCGACGCCGAGGCTCCAACGGCGGCGCCGGTCAGTTTGAATCTGACGGAGGTCCTGCCAAAGCAAGGTTGCAAAGCCTTCTCTGATCTCTTAATAGCTGCTGGCGCCATTGAAACATATCAATCGAACGTCGATGGTGGACTAACGATGTTTTGTCCAACGGAAGACGCACTCAATGCATTTCTTCCCAAGTACAAGAATCTCACGGCGGCGCATAAAGTATCGTTGCTATTGTACCACGGTATGCCGATTTACTTATCGTTGCAGATGTTCAAATCGAACAACGGCGTCGTCAGCACGTTAGCCACAGACGGCGGCGCCAAGTACGATTTCGTCATCAAGACCGACGGCGAGGACGTCATGGTAAAGACGAAGGTTGTGACGTCGACAGTGACAGCGACGCTGATAGATTCGGAGCCGTTGATAGTGTATGAGGTCGATAAGGTGTTGCAGCCGAAGGAGCTTTTCAAGGCAGTACcggaggaggaagaggaggcTCCAGCACCGAAATCATCgccgaagaagaagaagacgaaggcACCATCGCCTAAGGCGTCGGACGGAGAGGAGTCCGAGGATGCAGACTCCCCAATTGGGTCGGATGAGTCGGACGGAGATCCGGCGGATCAGACATCAGAAAAAGATGGAGCGTTTGGAAGGAACGGTGAGAGATCGATGGCGGTGGTGGTGATGTTGAGTTTGTGGTTGGGTGTTTTGCTCGTATGA